In a genomic window of Athene noctua chromosome 24, bAthNoc1.hap1.1, whole genome shotgun sequence:
- the TMEM200B gene encoding transmembrane protein 200B isoform X1 — MHRAGRVAKLETMTAESAETNGPMRELEAGGTKPPVPPAPPRRRGRRLRHKSPPEVPVKGQLRMRSPSGAFVMVGISVVLVGMTIAVVGYWPHRGPAGTGASVGNASTAGDMRREVAAGRHVPHSEKLKLVGPVIMGIGLFIFICANTMLYENRDMETRRLMQKGLYCMAGGLPEGSGPEVGHCQHGDSQPVPKANAECVEGCYQVDLSCQPCPGPGSKWSDCYGPNRLQTTAEFLQHPAASPTASLLSLRSSTSAEANLSLSCHAGAESLLSSAVGAMALPIIKLNNRLLDAAARGAGGRVEGGPTEPPRETPQLPQAPLSGGSSITPCGQDCGGGGGHIIINVDGSCARAEPAVAELSPDVQLHTPGHSKSLDLGQPGVLLVAPIKDRKNRSWPRLDHISLVGYAKLESTGESSDRLLEPSEPPSRGEPRPSSWVVGVEQGTQV; from the exons ATGCACCGAGCAG GAAGAGTGGCCAAGCTGGAGACGATGACGGCTGAGAGCGCTGAAACCAACGGGCCCATGCGGGAGCTGGAGGCCGGGGGGACGAAGCCACcagtgccccccgccccgccccggcgccggggccgcAGGCTGCGGCACAAGTCACCGCCGGAGGTCCCGGTGAAGGGGCAGCTCCGCATGCGCTCGCCGTCGGGAGCCTTCGTCATGGTGGGCATCTCGGTGGTCCTGGTGGGCATGACCATCGCTGTGGTGGGCTACTGGCCCCACAGAGGACCCGCGGGCACCGGGGCCAGTGTGGGGAATGCCAGCACTGCGGGGGACATGAGGAGAGAGGTGGCTGCCGGGCGCCACGTGCCCCACAGCGAGAAGCTCAAGCTGGTCGGCCCTGTCATCATGGGCATCGGGCTCTTCATCTTCATCTGTGCCAACACTATGCTCTACGAGAACAGGGACATGGAGACCCGCAGGCTGATGCAGAAGGGGCTTTACTGCATGGCGGGGGGTCTCCCCGAGGGCTCTGGCCCCGAGGTCGGTCACTGCCAGCACGGGGACAGCCAGCCCGTCCCCAAGGCCAATGCCGAGTGCGTGGAGGGCTGCTACCAGGTGGATCTTTCCTGCCAGCCCTGTCCCGGCCCCGGCAGCAAGTGGTCTGACTGCTACGGCCCCAACAGGCTCCAGACCACGGCCGAGTTCctccagcacccagcagcatCCCCCACCGCCTCCCTCCTCAGCCTCCGCTCCAGCACCTCTGCCGAGGCCAACCTCAGCCTCTCCTGCCACGCCGGAGCCGAGTCCCTCCTCTCCTCGGCCGTCGGTGCCATGGCGTTGCCCATCATCAAGCTCAACAACCGCTTGCTGGATGCGGCAGCgcggggggctggcgggagggTGGAGGGGGGCCCCACTGAGCCCCCCCGTGAGACACCACAGCTCCCCCAGGCTCCACTCTCCGGAGGCAGCAGCATCACACCCTGTGGCCAGgactgtggtggtggtggtggccacATCATCATCAACGTGGATGGCAGCTGTGCCCGTGCGGAGCCGGCGGTGGCAGAGCTCAGCCCCGATGTGCAGCTCCACACCCCGGGACATTCCAAGTCCCTGGACCTCGGCCAGCCgggggtgctgctggtggcccccATCAAGGACCGTAAGAACCGGAGCTGGCCCCGGCTGGACCACATCAGCCTGGTGGGTTACGCCAAACTGGAAAGTACTGGCGAGTCCTCGGACCggctgctggagcccagcgaGCCCCCGAGCCGGGGCGAGCCCCGACCCAGCTCCTGGGTGGTGGGGGTGGAGCAGGGCACACAGGTCTGA
- the TMEM200B gene encoding transmembrane protein 200B isoform X2 codes for MTAESAETNGPMRELEAGGTKPPVPPAPPRRRGRRLRHKSPPEVPVKGQLRMRSPSGAFVMVGISVVLVGMTIAVVGYWPHRGPAGTGASVGNASTAGDMRREVAAGRHVPHSEKLKLVGPVIMGIGLFIFICANTMLYENRDMETRRLMQKGLYCMAGGLPEGSGPEVGHCQHGDSQPVPKANAECVEGCYQVDLSCQPCPGPGSKWSDCYGPNRLQTTAEFLQHPAASPTASLLSLRSSTSAEANLSLSCHAGAESLLSSAVGAMALPIIKLNNRLLDAAARGAGGRVEGGPTEPPRETPQLPQAPLSGGSSITPCGQDCGGGGGHIIINVDGSCARAEPAVAELSPDVQLHTPGHSKSLDLGQPGVLLVAPIKDRKNRSWPRLDHISLVGYAKLESTGESSDRLLEPSEPPSRGEPRPSSWVVGVEQGTQV; via the coding sequence ATGACGGCTGAGAGCGCTGAAACCAACGGGCCCATGCGGGAGCTGGAGGCCGGGGGGACGAAGCCACcagtgccccccgccccgccccggcgccggggccgcAGGCTGCGGCACAAGTCACCGCCGGAGGTCCCGGTGAAGGGGCAGCTCCGCATGCGCTCGCCGTCGGGAGCCTTCGTCATGGTGGGCATCTCGGTGGTCCTGGTGGGCATGACCATCGCTGTGGTGGGCTACTGGCCCCACAGAGGACCCGCGGGCACCGGGGCCAGTGTGGGGAATGCCAGCACTGCGGGGGACATGAGGAGAGAGGTGGCTGCCGGGCGCCACGTGCCCCACAGCGAGAAGCTCAAGCTGGTCGGCCCTGTCATCATGGGCATCGGGCTCTTCATCTTCATCTGTGCCAACACTATGCTCTACGAGAACAGGGACATGGAGACCCGCAGGCTGATGCAGAAGGGGCTTTACTGCATGGCGGGGGGTCTCCCCGAGGGCTCTGGCCCCGAGGTCGGTCACTGCCAGCACGGGGACAGCCAGCCCGTCCCCAAGGCCAATGCCGAGTGCGTGGAGGGCTGCTACCAGGTGGATCTTTCCTGCCAGCCCTGTCCCGGCCCCGGCAGCAAGTGGTCTGACTGCTACGGCCCCAACAGGCTCCAGACCACGGCCGAGTTCctccagcacccagcagcatCCCCCACCGCCTCCCTCCTCAGCCTCCGCTCCAGCACCTCTGCCGAGGCCAACCTCAGCCTCTCCTGCCACGCCGGAGCCGAGTCCCTCCTCTCCTCGGCCGTCGGTGCCATGGCGTTGCCCATCATCAAGCTCAACAACCGCTTGCTGGATGCGGCAGCgcggggggctggcgggagggTGGAGGGGGGCCCCACTGAGCCCCCCCGTGAGACACCACAGCTCCCCCAGGCTCCACTCTCCGGAGGCAGCAGCATCACACCCTGTGGCCAGgactgtggtggtggtggtggccacATCATCATCAACGTGGATGGCAGCTGTGCCCGTGCGGAGCCGGCGGTGGCAGAGCTCAGCCCCGATGTGCAGCTCCACACCCCGGGACATTCCAAGTCCCTGGACCTCGGCCAGCCgggggtgctgctggtggcccccATCAAGGACCGTAAGAACCGGAGCTGGCCCCGGCTGGACCACATCAGCCTGGTGGGTTACGCCAAACTGGAAAGTACTGGCGAGTCCTCGGACCggctgctggagcccagcgaGCCCCCGAGCCGGGGCGAGCCCCGACCCAGCTCCTGGGTGGTGGGGGTGGAGCAGGGCACACAGGTCTGA